In the Blastocatellia bacterium genome, one interval contains:
- a CDS encoding tetratricopeptide repeat protein produces MARKKKQFSIDNQTTKVNTEKTLVSLINLPDVKESYKKQAQGVLLLVILNLVVYLQLVNYPFIGFDDNYYIYENSNVLFGINWSAVKWAFSTYYMGHWHPLTWMSYLLDNQIYGLNAGKYHLTNILIHIANSSLIFLLLLHLTSRYGASLMVAILFAIHPLHIEPVAWISGRKELISTFFGIFAVWAYLRYLTQSNWLHYGVVSLGLLLGLMVKALLITFPFALLLLDYWPLKRFDKSLAEGIKPFLLKLKDLFLEKWLLFIIIGVLANVARKAARSGSGTIVRVEEPIEVTTGMKLNASIVFDLNAITNYIFYIKKMFLPNGLTMYYQVYMQPNFILVGLAFLVLLLVTLLAVWWAKKYPYFLVGWFWFLGTMFPMTRLPIAERYTYVPYLGLFVVVVWAGVGLSENWQIKEKFLTGFAVVITLVLMIITTYQTSYWSSSIELFKQSVERNPNNPVMMYNLANEYHKINKKEEAAKYYQKTLEIIPSGAYRDNNEDLYSRVCNNLGLIFYDQGKYVEAEDLYKRALLYSANNAHTYNSLAQLRVKQKNGVEAIEYANKSIALNPQLAEVYVNLGLGYLLQENVTETIKAFEKAVKLKPALWDVQTDLGTLYASQNRREDALRRYQFVLKNNPNHQTARRKLEELQVRASIEKK; encoded by the coding sequence ATGGCTCGCAAGAAAAAACAATTTTCTATTGATAACCAAACAACAAAAGTAAATACAGAAAAAACACTTGTTAGTTTAATAAATTTGCCTGATGTAAAGGAAAGCTACAAAAAGCAAGCTCAAGGTGTTTTACTATTAGTGATATTAAATTTAGTAGTTTATCTACAACTAGTAAATTATCCATTTATTGGGTTTGATGATAATTATTATATTTATGAAAACTCTAATGTGTTATTTGGTATAAATTGGTCTGCGGTAAAATGGGCATTTAGCACCTATTATATGGGACATTGGCATCCTCTAACATGGATGTCATACTTACTAGATAACCAAATTTATGGCCTTAATGCTGGTAAATATCACCTGACAAATATCTTAATACATATTGCTAATAGTAGTTTAATTTTTCTACTATTATTACATTTGACTTCGCGTTATGGTGCTAGTTTAATGGTGGCAATTCTTTTTGCTATTCATCCGCTACATATTGAGCCGGTTGCTTGGATTTCTGGACGTAAAGAGTTAATTAGCACTTTTTTTGGCATTTTTGCTGTATGGGCATATTTACGATACTTAACGCAGTCAAATTGGTTACATTATGGAGTAGTTAGTCTGGGTTTATTGTTAGGTTTGATGGTAAAAGCTTTGCTTATAACGTTTCCTTTTGCGCTTTTACTGCTAGATTATTGGCCGTTAAAAAGATTTGATAAATCTTTAGCAGAAGGAATAAAGCCGTTTTTATTAAAGCTAAAAGATTTGTTTTTGGAAAAATGGTTACTTTTTATCATTATTGGCGTTTTAGCCAATGTAGCAAGAAAGGCTGCTAGAAGTGGTTCAGGAACTATAGTTAGAGTTGAAGAGCCTATAGAAGTTACTACAGGAATGAAATTGAATGCTTCAATTGTTTTTGACCTTAATGCAATAACCAACTACATTTTTTATATTAAGAAAATGTTCCTGCCTAATGGCTTAACAATGTATTATCAAGTATATATGCAGCCTAACTTTATTTTAGTAGGTTTGGCATTTTTAGTCTTGTTATTAGTTACACTACTAGCAGTTTGGTGGGCAAAGAAATACCCTTATTTTTTAGTAGGTTGGTTTTGGTTTTTAGGAACAATGTTTCCAATGACTAGGTTGCCAATAGCAGAGCGTTATACCTATGTTCCTTATCTAGGGTTATTTGTTGTAGTCGTTTGGGCGGGTGTTGGATTAAGTGAAAACTGGCAAATAAAAGAAAAGTTTTTAACAGGTTTTGCAGTAGTAATAACATTAGTTTTAATGATAATTACGACTTATCAAACTAGTTATTGGAGCAGTAGCATAGAGTTATTTAAGCAGTCTGTAGAACGTAATCCAAACAACCCAGTTATGATGTATAACTTAGCAAATGAGTATCATAAAATAAATAAGAAGGAAGAAGCCGCCAAATATTATCAAAAGACTTTGGAAATTATTCCAAGTGGAGCTTATCGAGATAATAATGAAGATCTTTACTCACGTGTTTGCAATAATTTAGGTCTTATATTTTATGATCAAGGAAAGTATGTAGAGGCCGAAGACCTTTATAAAAGAGCTTTATTGTATTCAGCTAACAATGCTCATACTTATAATAGTTTGGCACAATTAAGGGTAAAACAAAAAAATGGGGTCGAAGCAATAGAATATGCTAATAAATCTATAGCACTTAACCCACAACTTGCAGAAGTTTATGTAAATTTAGGGTTAGGATATTTACTTCAAGAAAATGTAACAGAAACAATAAAGGCTTTTGAAAAGGCTGTAAAGTTAAAGCCTGCTTTATGGGACGTACAAACAGACCTTGGAACTCTTTATGCAAGCCAAAACCGACGTGAAGATGCTCTAAGACGCTATCAATTTGTATTGAAAAATAATCCTAATCATCAAACGGCTAGGAGAAAATTAGAAGAACTTCAAGTTAGAGCAAGTATTGAAAAAAAATAG
- a CDS encoding aromatic ring-hydroxylating dioxygenase subunit alpha: protein MSIKLESEINKFDSNVAIEAADTPPSSWYLDPQFFELDKKVLISYWQFVASLDQFSETGSYLSGSFCGEPYFIVKTETGDLKAFFNVCRHHAAELLHGEGCTKDIVCPYHAWNYSLDGQLKKAPQMAGVKNFSREKLSLSEIPLKIWNKFVLLDFSGNAKPLDDDLNRFDQRLVEAQTNELKFIGRRVYEIKCNWKVYIDNYLDGGYHVDHLHKGLAGQLKMDDYKVENYKTWTLQSCAASPNPTQNSNIDFKERIGKEALYAWIYPNFMINRYGNIMDTNWIVPLAPDHCLTIFDYYFLPDTSEDFITASIKASEQVQIEDVSICESVQRGLSSKSYTTGRYAPTLEGGAYLLHQLLKKDYLVHYNIDK, encoded by the coding sequence ATGAGTATAAAATTAGAATCTGAAATAAATAAATTTGACAGCAATGTTGCAATAGAGGCGGCTGACACTCCACCATCATCTTGGTACTTAGACCCACAATTTTTTGAGTTAGATAAAAAAGTTTTAATTAGTTATTGGCAATTTGTTGCTAGCCTTGATCAATTTAGCGAAACAGGTTCTTATCTATCAGGTTCATTTTGTGGCGAACCCTACTTTATTGTTAAAACTGAAACAGGCGACTTAAAAGCGTTTTTTAATGTCTGCCGACATCATGCCGCAGAACTTTTGCACGGTGAAGGATGCACTAAAGATATAGTTTGCCCCTACCATGCTTGGAATTATTCTTTAGATGGGCAATTAAAAAAAGCTCCTCAAATGGCTGGAGTAAAAAACTTTAGCCGTGAAAAACTTTCTTTAAGCGAAATTCCATTAAAAATTTGGAATAAGTTTGTTTTATTAGATTTTTCTGGAAATGCCAAACCGCTAGATGACGACTTAAACCGTTTTGACCAAAGGCTAGTTGAAGCACAAACAAATGAACTAAAATTTATAGGCAGGCGAGTTTATGAAATAAAATGTAACTGGAAAGTCTATATAGACAATTACTTAGATGGTGGTTATCACGTTGACCATCTCCATAAAGGTTTAGCAGGTCAACTAAAAATGGATGATTACAAAGTTGAAAACTACAAAACTTGGACATTACAATCCTGTGCAGCATCACCAAATCCAACCCAAAATAGCAATATAGACTTCAAAGAGCGTATAGGAAAAGAAGCCCTTTATGCATGGATTTATCCAAATTTTATGATAAATCGCTATGGTAATATTATGGACACCAATTGGATTGTCCCCTTAGCACCGGATCATTGTTTAACTATTTTTGATTATTATTTTTTACCAGATACATCAGAAGATTTTATAACAGCATCAATTAAAGCTAGCGAACAAGTACAAATTGAAGATGTGAGCATTTGCGAATCTGTCCAACGTGGCCTTAGTTCCAAAAGCTACACTACAGGCCGCTATGCACCAACACTTGAAGGTGGAGCATATTTACTTCACCAATTACTTAAAAAAGATTATCTAGTGCATTATAATATAGATAAGTAG